A part of Rattus rattus isolate New Zealand chromosome 6, Rrattus_CSIRO_v1, whole genome shotgun sequence genomic DNA contains:
- the LOC116904163 gene encoding bromodomain-containing protein 4-like has protein sequence MGQSLTTPLSLTLDHWKDVRNRARDQSVEIKKGKWRTLCTSEWPTYDVGWPVNGTFNKTTILQVKDLIFRQKPYGHPDQVAYIVTWESLAFSPPPWAEPFVDPNWLPVSPKPVSPSPPDPLVASSSLYPALTKEESPKVPPPKPVLPEDPNSPLIDLLLEEPPPYPVPTAPPREEEVEPPARPRHEAAPSPVAGRLRGRREVAPDSTSQAFPLRQGAGGQMQYWPFSAADIYNWKQHNPPFSKDPVALTDLIESVLLTHQPTWDDIQQLLQALLTSEEKQRVLLEARKHVLGDNGRPTLLPEEIDDAFPLTRPDWDFTTAEGRRHLRLYRQLLLAGLRGAARRPTNLAQVKQVVQEAAETPSAFLERLKEAYRMYTPYDPDDPGQMTNVSMSFIWQAAPDIRAKLQRLENLQGYTLQDLLKEAERIYNKRETQEEKEDRVRREKDERDRKRSRELSRILAAVVQGQEKRGERVGVRKGPKLDKDQCAYCKERGHWARDCPKKPSGLRRPRPQTSFLALDED, from the coding sequence ATGGGACAATCGCTAACAACCCCCTTGAGTCTCACTCTAGACCATTGGAAGGACGTCCGAAACCGAGCACGTGATCAGTCGGTCGAgatcaagaaaggaaaatggcgGACCCTCTGCACGTCCGAGTGGCCCACTTACGATGTGGGATGGCCGGTGAACGGCACTTTTAATAAGACCACTATTTTGCAGGTTAAGGACCTGATTTTCCGCCAGAAGCCGTACGGACACCCTGACCAGGTGGCCTACATTGTCACCTGGGAGAGCTTGGCATTTAGCCCTCCTCCTTGGGCAGAACCCTTTGTGGACCCGAATTGGCTTCCTGTTTCCCCTAAACCTGTTTCCCCGAGCCCACCTGACCCTTTggttgcttcttcctctctctatcctGCTCTAACTAAGGAAGAGTCTCCCAAAGTCCCTCCCCCGAAACCTgtcctcccagaggacccaaattcccCCCTTATAGATCTCCTGTTGGAAGAACCTCCTCCGTACCCTGTACCTACAGCCCcgcccagagaagaggaagtggagccGCCTGCTAGACCTCGACACGAGGCGGCCCCTTCCCCTGTGGCTGGAAGACTGCGGGGACGACGCGAGGTGGCGCCAGACTCCACCTCCCAGGCCTTTCCGCTTAGACAAGGGGCTGGCGGCCAGATGCAATACTGGCCGTTCTCAGCGGCCGACATATATAACTGGAAACAACACAACCCCCCCTTTTCTAAGGATCCGGTGGCTCTCACCGACCTGATAGAATCTGTCTTGCTTACCCATCAGCCCACTTGGGATGATATACAGCAACTTTTACAGGccctcctgacctctgaggagaagcagagagtgcTCTTAGAGGCCAGGAAACATGTTTTGGGGGACAATGGACGCCCCACCTTGCTCCCGGAAGAGATTGATGACGCATTCCCACTTACGAGACCTGATTGGGATTTCACCACGGCTGAAGGTAGGAGACACCTACGCCTTTATCGCCAGTTGCTCCTAGCGGGTCTCCGAGGGGCGGCACGacgccccaccaatttggctcaGGTGAAACAAGTGGTACAAGAGGCTGCGGAGACTCCCTCAGCCTTCCTAGAGAGACTTAAGGAAGCTTATCGCATGTATACCCCTTATGATCCAGATGATCCAGGACAAATGACAAATGTCTCCATGTCCTTCATCTGGCAGGCAGCACCAGATATCAGGGCCAAGCTACAGAGACTAGAAAATTTACAAGGGTATACATTGCAGGATTTActtaaggaggcagaaagaatttataacaagagagagacacaagaagaaaaggaagatagaGTACGTAGAGAAAAGGATGAGAGAGACcgaaaaagaagcagagagttgAGTCGAATCTTGGCCGCCGTAGTTCAGGgtcaagagaaaaggggagagagggtgggagttCGAAAGGGGCCAAAGCTAGATAAGGATCAATGTGCTTATTGCAAAGAAAGAGGACACTGGGCCAGAGATTGCCCTAAGAAACCCAGCGGGCTCCGAAGACCCCGCCCACAGACCTCCTTCTTGGCCCTAGATGAAGATTAG